A window of the Radiobacillus deserti genome harbors these coding sequences:
- a CDS encoding M20 metallopeptidase family protein gives MLREVTAIQDKLIEWRRHFHQYPELSFQEKETSAYILSILEDLNEIHIETEMGGTGIIASIEGNGGPEIGIRADMDALPIQETTNLPFQSKYKGVMHACGHDAHTAMLLGVAHLLVKFKTEGTLRGNVTLIFQPAEEAAGKDGLTGAPHIIKSGKLADLKAIIALHVCPWRRLGELQLHSGISMASVDNFRITVEGKGGHGGYPHLTSDPIWISSFVLQGIYGLVSRKINPLNVGTVSIGEIQGGTSPNVIPDKVEITGTIRAYQEDVRTQLKHELYEITKMADAFGGEARLEIEMGEPALRNDEKVVESMISAAQQSKPPFHIVEEPYGMGGEDFSHYTKKFPGAMAFIGCRSEERQYDLHTGNFQIDERVLPLGVAFLLETLKQWWGND, from the coding sequence TTGTTACGGGAGGTAACTGCAATTCAAGATAAATTGATAGAGTGGAGACGTCATTTTCATCAATATCCCGAGTTAAGCTTTCAAGAAAAAGAAACAAGTGCCTATATTCTATCCATTCTGGAAGACTTAAACGAAATTCATATAGAGACCGAAATGGGAGGAACCGGTATTATTGCATCGATTGAAGGTAATGGAGGTCCCGAAATAGGAATTCGAGCGGATATGGATGCTCTTCCTATACAAGAAACAACCAATCTACCTTTCCAATCCAAGTACAAAGGTGTCATGCATGCTTGTGGACATGATGCTCACACCGCCATGCTGTTAGGAGTGGCTCATTTATTAGTGAAGTTCAAAACGGAAGGAACTTTACGAGGAAATGTGACCTTAATTTTTCAGCCGGCGGAAGAAGCGGCAGGCAAGGATGGGTTAACGGGTGCCCCGCATATAATCAAGTCTGGTAAACTCGCAGATTTAAAAGCAATTATTGCGCTCCATGTTTGTCCGTGGAGGAGGTTAGGAGAGCTTCAATTGCATTCCGGGATAAGTATGGCAAGTGTAGATAATTTTCGGATAACCGTTGAAGGAAAGGGGGGGCACGGCGGGTACCCACACCTAACCAGTGACCCAATTTGGATTAGTAGTTTTGTATTGCAAGGTATTTATGGATTAGTAAGTAGAAAAATAAATCCGCTTAACGTTGGAACGGTAAGCATAGGAGAAATACAAGGAGGGACTTCTCCCAATGTGATTCCTGACAAGGTAGAAATAACCGGAACAATCCGTGCCTACCAAGAAGATGTTCGTACGCAATTAAAACATGAACTATATGAAATAACGAAAATGGCAGATGCATTTGGGGGAGAGGCTAGGCTAGAAATCGAAATGGGGGAACCAGCCTTACGTAACGATGAAAAAGTAGTTGAATCTATGATAAGTGCAGCACAACAGAGTAAGCCTCCTTTTCATATAGTAGAAGAGCCCTATGGGATGGGTGGTGAGGACTTCAGCCATTATACAAAGAAATTTCCAGGAGCAATGGCTTTTATTGGTTGTAGAAGTGAAGAACGTCAATATGATCTCCATACTGGTAATTTTCAAATAGATGAACGTGTGCTGCCACTTGGGGTTGCTTTCCTCTTGGAAACGCTCAAGCAGTGGTGGGGAAACGATTAG
- a CDS encoding cystathionine gamma-synthase family protein — MKKPNMSTQAIWAGEQDSLAFGATQVPVVHSVSFGYNDMDEWYDVAIGKKEGHIYGRNTNPTVQAFEQKVKTLEGAEAATSFSTGMAAISNTLGTFLFPGDRVVSIKDTYGGTNKIFTEFLPKQQVEVVLCETGDHEAIEKEVEKGCKVLYLESPTNPTVKITDIARMAKAGKKAGAIVIVDNTFATPVNQTPLDLGADIVIHSATKFLGGHADALGGVACGSEKLITQIYHYREINGATLDPMAAYLLLRGMKTLKLRVDKQSENALAVATYLKTVDLVEDVFYPGLPEHPGHDIAKKQMKNFGGMLSFSVKGGVETLRHLLPKLKYANRAANLGSVETVVGPSRTTSHVECTPEERAAMGIPEGLIRYSAGIEDVEDLIEDLDQAFKTLPAFVTN; from the coding sequence ATGAAAAAACCGAACATGTCAACTCAAGCCATTTGGGCAGGGGAGCAGGACTCTCTGGCTTTTGGCGCCACGCAAGTGCCAGTCGTGCACAGTGTTTCCTTTGGCTATAACGATATGGATGAATGGTATGACGTTGCGATTGGTAAAAAAGAAGGGCATATCTACGGTCGAAATACGAATCCAACGGTGCAAGCCTTTGAACAAAAGGTGAAAACTTTAGAAGGAGCAGAAGCAGCAACAAGCTTTTCAACTGGAATGGCAGCTATAAGTAACACGTTGGGTACGTTTCTTTTTCCAGGTGACCGAGTTGTTTCCATTAAAGATACGTATGGCGGTACGAATAAGATTTTTACAGAATTTCTTCCAAAACAACAAGTAGAGGTTGTTTTATGCGAAACAGGTGACCATGAAGCCATAGAAAAAGAAGTGGAAAAAGGTTGTAAAGTTCTTTATCTGGAGAGTCCAACAAATCCAACGGTAAAAATTACAGACATTGCCCGTATGGCGAAAGCAGGGAAGAAGGCAGGAGCAATTGTGATTGTCGATAACACATTTGCAACTCCTGTAAATCAAACCCCATTAGACTTAGGGGCAGATATTGTCATTCACAGTGCAACCAAATTTTTAGGAGGGCACGCTGATGCTCTAGGTGGAGTGGCTTGTGGATCAGAGAAGCTTATCACGCAGATTTATCATTACCGAGAAATTAATGGTGCTACGTTGGATCCAATGGCAGCTTATTTGCTATTAAGAGGAATGAAAACATTGAAGCTACGTGTTGATAAACAATCGGAAAACGCATTAGCAGTTGCCACATATTTAAAAACGGTTGATTTGGTGGAGGATGTGTTTTATCCAGGTCTTCCAGAGCACCCTGGTCATGACATTGCGAAGAAACAGATGAAGAACTTCGGTGGAATGTTAAGCTTTTCGGTTAAAGGTGGGGTGGAGACATTGAGACATCTACTGCCAAAATTGAAATATGCCAATCGAGCAGCGAACTTAGGCTCTGTGGAAACGGTGGTAGGCCCGTCCCGTACCACTAGTCATGTCGAATGTACACCAGAAGAACGAGCGGCAATGGGGATTCCAGAAGGACTAATTCGTTATTCTGCGGGGATAGAAGACGTCGAGGATTTAATCGAGGATTTGGATCAAGCATTTAAGACTCTACCAGCATTCGTTACGAACTAG
- a CDS encoding M24 family metallopeptidase, translating to MLPFDILEYQDRIKQTKQKMAERSIDVLLITDPANMYYLSGYDAWSFYVHQMLVLIIDESQPLWIGRYMDANGARATTWIYDENVIAYPDEYVHSSTHHPMQFMAEILEQIGQGNRRIGVEMDHYYFTAKAYQTLVSCLPNATFVSGDLLVNQVRMIKSDQEIEYMRGAAKIAENAMLHGVNSIFRGVRECDVAAQISYHSIAGTDQYGGDYPSIVPMLPSGERTGMPHLTWSERAFMEGDSIIIELAGCYKRYHVPLARTVNIGPASEKLDRIAPIVIEGIEKVLDAVKPGITCSEIEEIWRNSIKKYGFEKEARLGYSVGLNYPPDWGEHTASIRRDDHTVLLPNMTFHFIPALWFDHYGIEISETIRVTDTGCETFTDFPRELIIRDGYATPSQDGKIS from the coding sequence ATGTTGCCATTTGATATTTTGGAGTACCAAGATCGGATTAAACAGACGAAGCAAAAAATGGCGGAAAGGTCGATTGACGTACTCTTAATTACGGATCCGGCTAATATGTACTATCTATCTGGTTATGATGCTTGGTCGTTTTATGTACATCAGATGCTTGTCCTTATCATTGACGAATCACAACCTTTATGGATTGGACGGTATATGGATGCTAACGGCGCGAGAGCGACTACGTGGATTTATGATGAAAATGTGATTGCTTATCCAGATGAGTATGTACACTCCTCTACACATCACCCGATGCAATTCATGGCTGAAATATTAGAGCAAATCGGGCAGGGAAATCGACGTATAGGGGTGGAAATGGATCATTATTACTTCACAGCAAAAGCTTATCAAACGTTAGTAAGCTGTTTACCAAATGCAACATTTGTAAGTGGGGATTTACTGGTGAACCAAGTTCGAATGATTAAATCTGATCAAGAAATTGAGTATATGAGAGGTGCAGCTAAGATAGCAGAAAATGCTATGTTGCATGGTGTGAACAGTATCTTTAGAGGAGTAAGAGAATGCGATGTAGCAGCTCAAATTTCCTATCATTCCATCGCAGGTACGGATCAATATGGTGGAGACTATCCATCCATCGTACCAATGCTCCCTTCAGGAGAAAGAACAGGAATGCCTCATCTCACATGGTCGGAAAGAGCATTCATGGAAGGAGATTCAATCATCATAGAGTTAGCTGGTTGCTATAAACGATACCACGTCCCCTTAGCTAGAACGGTAAACATAGGACCAGCTTCCGAGAAGTTAGATCGCATAGCACCAATCGTAATAGAAGGGATTGAGAAGGTGCTGGATGCGGTAAAACCTGGAATAACTTGTTCCGAAATAGAAGAAATCTGGAGAAATAGTATTAAAAAATATGGGTTTGAAAAGGAAGCGAGATTAGGCTACTCTGTCGGGTTAAACTACCCACCTGATTGGGGAGAACATACCGCAAGCATCCGTCGAGATGACCATACGGTTTTACTTCCTAATATGACATTTCACTTTATTCCTGCATTATGGTTTGACCATTACGGCATTGAAATAAGTGAAACAATCCGGGTAACGGATACCGGTTGCGAAACCTTCACAGATTTTCCACGAGAGTTAATCATTCGGGACGGTTATGCGACACCAAGTCAAGACGGAAAGATAAGCTGA
- a CDS encoding PucR family transcriptional regulator yields the protein MGLTVEEIIELPILRKSKIKSGKQHVKEKPIEWISVIEVPVENFVRKNEFVLSTGIGCENNPALLEEFVKDVIRSGASVLAFATGRYIFDIPDSIIEYADRHEFIIMDIPWEIRFGDILHTVLQHINEEKLEEKQKADEVREELINCVLHEKELPDIAECLYRHIRMPLAIVDYAGAVRFNKQMETDVLLGSQSSMQEDIERPSSYEGIKDHPLYYYLEEYQVNQTIFFQLLIMNNNKKQGYILIQPTDFQQLNWFVMTVLEHALTACALYFVKENAIESTEIRLKDNFVLRLAKQYEPLTPDLLAKGELLGYDLSLPYICLVGSPSFQQENNSTKDSPPTSSLQSMNYYLQKEIMNASQLLKRRTLTTFDEGEVITYLEAEVDGTVEIANQFLDIIERRLYEQLPGIELSWGIAAPKDGTQSFSVSFDEARTALDIGKQQYGTGERTFYNHTKINRLLKALSHEKEISDIVKETLQPILDYDQKRNTDLIHTFMIYNKYKGNVSQTARALNLHRQSLLHRLRKIESLSNLSLMDSDHLFLLELSVRLWTLKKIE from the coding sequence ATGGGTTTAACGGTGGAAGAAATAATAGAACTACCTATTCTTCGGAAGTCAAAGATTAAATCAGGCAAACAGCATGTGAAGGAAAAGCCGATTGAATGGATCTCGGTAATCGAAGTCCCGGTTGAAAATTTTGTTCGGAAAAATGAATTTGTGTTAAGTACCGGAATTGGATGTGAAAATAATCCAGCTTTGTTAGAGGAGTTTGTCAAAGATGTCATTCGATCAGGGGCATCGGTGTTGGCGTTTGCAACGGGAAGATACATTTTTGATATTCCAGACTCGATTATTGAATATGCAGACCGTCATGAATTCATTATTATGGATATTCCATGGGAAATACGATTCGGAGATATCCTGCATACCGTTTTACAACATATTAATGAAGAGAAGCTAGAAGAAAAACAGAAAGCGGATGAAGTTCGTGAAGAGCTCATCAATTGTGTACTCCATGAAAAAGAGCTTCCAGATATCGCGGAATGCTTGTATCGTCATATTCGAATGCCGCTAGCCATTGTGGACTATGCTGGTGCGGTTCGCTTTAATAAACAAATGGAGACGGATGTACTATTGGGTTCACAGTCATCTATGCAAGAAGACATAGAAAGGCCTTCTTCTTATGAGGGGATTAAAGATCATCCACTGTACTATTATTTGGAAGAGTATCAAGTAAATCAGACTATTTTTTTTCAGCTGTTGATTATGAATAACAATAAGAAGCAAGGCTATATTTTGATTCAGCCGACCGATTTTCAGCAGCTAAATTGGTTTGTCATGACGGTGTTAGAGCATGCTTTAACGGCATGCGCTTTATATTTTGTGAAGGAAAATGCGATAGAAAGCACAGAAATTCGCTTAAAGGATAACTTTGTACTAAGGCTTGCTAAGCAATATGAACCATTGACCCCCGACCTCTTAGCAAAAGGAGAATTATTAGGCTATGACCTTTCCTTGCCCTATATATGCTTAGTAGGTTCACCTAGTTTTCAACAAGAAAATAATTCCACCAAAGATAGTCCTCCAACATCATCCCTTCAAAGCATGAACTACTATTTGCAAAAAGAAATAATGAATGCAAGTCAGTTGTTGAAGCGTAGAACGCTCACAACCTTTGATGAAGGGGAGGTTATCACCTATTTGGAAGCTGAGGTAGACGGTACGGTAGAGATAGCAAATCAATTTTTAGACATCATTGAGCGAAGACTATATGAACAACTACCTGGGATTGAGCTTTCCTGGGGGATAGCAGCACCAAAGGACGGAACACAGAGCTTTTCGGTTAGTTTTGATGAAGCAAGAACAGCGTTAGACATCGGCAAGCAACAATATGGCACCGGAGAAAGGACATTCTATAATCACACAAAGATTAATCGTCTTTTAAAGGCGCTATCGCATGAGAAGGAAATTTCCGACATCGTAAAAGAAACCTTACAACCTATCTTAGATTACGACCAAAAAAGAAACACAGATTTAATTCATACGTTCATGATTTACAATAAATATAAAGGGAATGTGAGTCAGACTGCACGTGCTCTAAATTTGCATCGCCAATCATTATTACATCGTCTGCGTAAAATCGAATCTCTTTCAAACCTATCCTTAATGGATTCCGACCATCTGTTTTTATTAGAATTAAGTGTAAGACTATGGACGTTGAAAAAAATAGAATAA
- a CDS encoding MerR family transcriptional regulator → MTKEISYKERKVITIGVVSELTGLSERQIRYYEERKLIFPERSPKGNRKYSFADVEQLIDIANKREEGVQTYEIRQDMLKRKRAEDEKAIRKEMLRGQINARFGIQKE, encoded by the coding sequence ATGACAAAAGAAATTTCTTACAAAGAGCGAAAAGTCATAACGATTGGAGTCGTAAGTGAGCTAACAGGACTTTCCGAACGACAAATTCGCTACTATGAGGAAAGAAAGTTGATTTTTCCAGAACGATCTCCCAAAGGGAACCGGAAATATTCATTTGCAGATGTGGAGCAGTTAATTGATATTGCTAATAAACGGGAAGAAGGCGTACAAACCTATGAAATAAGGCAGGATATGTTGAAAAGAAAACGTGCAGAAGATGAAAAAGCTATTCGTAAAGAAATGCTACGTGGTCAGATCAATGCGCGTTTCGGCATACAAAAGGAATAG
- a CDS encoding ABC transporter ATP-binding protein, protein MIKRFFSYYKPHRALFIIDFCCAIIVAVLELAFPLAVQWFVDELLPGNDWSAIAAVGVGLLGLYLLSTFLQYIVNYWGHKLGINIETDMRRQLFQHVQKQSFRFFDNTKTGHIMSRITNDLFDIGELAHHGPEDFFIAIMTFVGAFWIMLTVNVKLALVTLLIVPFLIWLIVFSNLRMNRAWKRMYKEIADVNARVEDSVSGVRVVQSFTNEQYEMERFNKDNNNFRLAKLGSYKAMSFSLSGIYMLTRFITLVVLVYGAWLSFHDDLTYGELVGFVLYVNVLLKPIDKISALMELYPKGMAGFKRFTQLLDVEPDVKDKKGAKVVDKLEGNIHFEDVYFGYEPNKPVLRGLNLSIRSGETVAFVGPSGAGKTTICSLIPRFYDVDKGSIMIDGLDIRDVTKESLRSQIGIVQQDVFLFTGTLKENIAYGLLGATDEQIEEAAQKAHLGAFIESLPLGYDTPVGERGLKLSGGQKQRIAIARMFLKNPPILILDEATSALDTETEQIIQQALQELSKDRTTLVIAHRLATIRNADRIMVVTSKGIEEEGSHEDLVKQDGIFAKLHKIQY, encoded by the coding sequence GTGATTAAACGTTTTTTTTCCTACTATAAACCACATAGAGCTTTATTTATCATAGACTTTTGCTGTGCTATTATTGTCGCGGTGCTAGAGCTAGCGTTTCCACTAGCTGTGCAATGGTTTGTGGATGAACTGTTACCGGGGAACGATTGGAGTGCCATTGCAGCAGTAGGTGTTGGACTTTTGGGACTCTATTTATTAAGTACGTTTCTTCAATATATAGTGAACTATTGGGGACATAAATTGGGAATTAATATTGAGACAGATATGCGTCGCCAACTATTTCAGCATGTTCAGAAGCAGTCCTTTCGATTTTTCGATAATACCAAAACTGGTCACATCATGAGCCGAATCACGAATGACTTATTCGATATTGGGGAGCTTGCTCACCATGGTCCGGAGGATTTCTTTATTGCTATTATGACCTTCGTTGGTGCGTTTTGGATTATGCTTACTGTAAATGTGAAGCTAGCGCTAGTAACCTTATTGATTGTGCCATTTCTCATCTGGTTAATCGTGTTTAGTAACCTTCGAATGAATCGTGCATGGAAAAGAATGTATAAAGAAATTGCGGATGTAAACGCCAGAGTGGAAGATAGTGTATCTGGAGTACGAGTTGTACAATCATTTACAAATGAGCAGTATGAAATGGAACGTTTTAACAAAGATAACAACAATTTCAGACTTGCTAAGCTAGGTTCTTACAAAGCGATGTCCTTTAGTTTATCTGGGATTTATATGCTAACAAGGTTTATTACATTAGTAGTTCTAGTATATGGTGCGTGGTTAAGCTTTCACGACGATTTAACCTATGGAGAGTTAGTAGGATTTGTCCTGTACGTCAATGTATTATTAAAACCTATTGATAAAATAAGTGCACTTATGGAGCTCTACCCGAAAGGGATGGCAGGTTTTAAACGGTTCACACAATTACTCGATGTTGAACCAGATGTAAAAGATAAAAAAGGTGCTAAAGTAGTGGACAAGCTGGAAGGAAACATTCATTTTGAAGATGTCTATTTTGGATATGAACCGAATAAGCCAGTACTAAGAGGTCTTAATCTATCCATTCGTTCTGGTGAGACGGTTGCGTTTGTTGGTCCTTCAGGAGCAGGCAAAACAACGATATGTTCCTTAATCCCTAGATTTTACGATGTAGATAAAGGGTCCATTATGATAGATGGCCTGGATATCAGAGATGTGACGAAGGAATCCCTTAGGTCTCAAATTGGAATCGTTCAACAGGATGTATTTCTATTTACAGGTACGTTAAAGGAAAACATCGCTTATGGATTACTTGGCGCAACGGATGAGCAGATTGAAGAGGCGGCTCAAAAAGCTCATTTAGGAGCATTTATCGAGTCTTTACCATTAGGATATGACACGCCAGTCGGGGAACGAGGTCTGAAGCTATCTGGTGGTCAGAAGCAGCGAATTGCAATTGCTAGGATGTTCTTGAAAAATCCACCCATTCTTATTTTGGATGAAGCAACTTCTGCCTTGGATACGGAAACGGAACAAATTATTCAACAAGCACTTCAAGAGTTATCAAAGGACCGTACGACCCTAGTTATTGCACACCGCTTAGCGACGATACGAAATGCAGATCGTATCATGGTAGTGACAAGTAAGGGTATTGAAGAGGAAGGTTCTCATGAGGACCTTGTAAAGCAGGATGGTATTTTTGCAAAGCTTCATAAAATACAGTATTAG
- a CDS encoding immune inhibitor A domain-containing protein produces the protein MKKNKLAATAMAAALGLSTLSVGLLTPTQQVSAHEALKEVSSKPYSGSPVDLGIANDEKIIEMLKDEGKLSRNASPAQAQAALEKYLKGKTKSPSSKVDTLPRAKELEEAPVKEEVKQKEKLKPGIFKRIYDWLKVDPIEKETYNGEVRKDKVLVLAIDFPDYAKSSITPEETDMFYENYTHEHYQNMIFGENGYEGPNGENLVSMKQYYEQQSGGSYTVEGTVAGWYTADHPAAYYGANDPAPDGSDIRPRELVYEALTKAGQDPNVNLSDYDVWDRDDYDSDGVYNEPDGIIDHLMVIHAGVGEEAGGGSLAGDAIWSHRWNLGNLVAVPGGTSNSDRFGGQLAAYDYTIEPEDGAAGVFAHEFGHDLGLPDEYDTNYTGAGEPVAYWSIMSSGSWAGDVPGTEPTGFSPYAKEYLQNAHGGNWLTGKTIEINDISRFGTSFLLDEGASKGTNNDAIRVNLPDKENTVNTPTSGQYEYFSGSGNSLDNSMTTTVDLTNASEAALTFQAWYDIEEDWDYASVKVNGETIEGNITTSENPNDQNPGFGITGKSDGWVEASFDLAAYAGQTIELEFNYWTDGYVALPGFYVDDINVTADGASLLSDDVEGESAFTLDGFAKDEGKFYSEHYYLLEWRSHNGVDAGLAHIRRGASLMSYSPGLMVWYVDNSYDNNWTGVHPGEGFLGVVDAEQKANYWSDGTVADTRYQLNDAAFSLDKSEKMFLDYRDINGTYLKDNFAIRNPLFYDRLDYSNRALVDAGRNVPEYGLKFVVTGESKDGTVGRVRIFK, from the coding sequence TTGAAGAAGAACAAACTTGCAGCAACTGCTATGGCAGCTGCACTCGGTTTGAGCACATTGTCTGTCGGATTGTTAACGCCGACACAGCAAGTCAGTGCACATGAAGCATTAAAGGAAGTATCAAGTAAGCCTTATTCGGGTTCGCCAGTTGACTTAGGAATTGCGAACGACGAAAAGATTATTGAGATGCTGAAGGACGAGGGTAAACTTTCTAGAAATGCCAGTCCCGCTCAAGCACAAGCTGCGTTAGAAAAGTATCTAAAAGGGAAAACAAAATCACCTAGCAGCAAGGTAGATACACTTCCGAGAGCCAAAGAACTCGAAGAAGCACCTGTGAAAGAAGAAGTGAAACAAAAGGAAAAGTTAAAGCCTGGAATTTTCAAAAGAATCTATGATTGGTTAAAAGTAGATCCAATTGAGAAGGAAACGTATAACGGAGAAGTACGAAAAGATAAGGTGCTTGTACTTGCCATTGATTTCCCAGATTACGCAAAAAGCTCCATTACACCGGAAGAAACGGATATGTTCTATGAAAATTACACGCATGAACATTACCAAAATATGATTTTCGGAGAAAATGGATATGAAGGTCCGAATGGAGAAAATCTTGTTTCCATGAAACAATATTATGAACAACAATCTGGTGGTAGTTACACAGTGGAAGGTACAGTGGCAGGCTGGTACACAGCAGATCACCCAGCAGCTTACTACGGTGCCAACGACCCTGCTCCAGACGGAAGTGATATTAGACCTCGTGAATTAGTATATGAAGCACTTACAAAAGCGGGACAAGACCCTAATGTGAATCTTAGTGATTACGACGTTTGGGATCGTGATGACTATGACAGTGATGGTGTTTATAATGAGCCCGACGGTATTATTGATCACTTAATGGTTATTCATGCTGGGGTAGGTGAAGAAGCTGGTGGTGGATCTTTAGCTGGAGATGCAATTTGGTCACACCGTTGGAACCTTGGTAATTTAGTTGCGGTGCCTGGTGGTACTTCCAACAGTGATCGTTTTGGTGGTCAATTAGCTGCTTATGACTATACGATTGAACCAGAAGACGGTGCAGCAGGGGTATTTGCACACGAATTTGGACATGACTTAGGATTACCTGATGAATATGATACGAACTATACAGGAGCTGGAGAGCCCGTAGCTTACTGGTCTATCATGTCAAGTGGTAGCTGGGCAGGAGATGTTCCGGGAACAGAACCAACTGGTTTCAGCCCTTATGCGAAAGAATACTTACAAAATGCCCATGGTGGTAACTGGTTAACTGGTAAAACGATTGAAATCAACGATATTTCACGATTTGGAACGTCATTTTTATTAGACGAAGGTGCATCGAAAGGTACCAACAATGATGCTATTCGAGTGAACCTTCCGGATAAAGAAAATACCGTTAACACTCCAACCAGTGGTCAATATGAATACTTCAGTGGTAGTGGAAACAGTTTAGATAATTCCATGACGACAACAGTTGACCTCACAAATGCTAGTGAAGCAGCATTAACATTCCAAGCGTGGTATGACATAGAGGAAGATTGGGATTACGCTTCTGTAAAAGTAAATGGTGAAACAATTGAAGGAAATATTACAACATCTGAAAATCCAAATGATCAAAACCCTGGATTCGGAATTACAGGAAAATCCGATGGTTGGGTAGAAGCAAGCTTTGATTTAGCTGCATATGCAGGTCAAACCATCGAATTAGAATTTAACTACTGGACGGATGGATACGTAGCATTACCTGGTTTCTATGTAGATGACATTAACGTAACAGCCGACGGTGCTTCCCTCCTTTCAGATGATGTGGAAGGGGAATCCGCCTTTACACTTGATGGATTTGCAAAAGACGAAGGGAAATTCTACTCCGAACACTACTACTTATTAGAGTGGAGATCTCACAATGGTGTGGATGCTGGTTTGGCACACATTCGTCGCGGCGCTAGTCTAATGAGTTACAGCCCTGGATTAATGGTTTGGTATGTCGATAACTCCTACGATAACAACTGGACTGGTGTACACCCTGGAGAAGGTTTCTTAGGGGTAGTAGATGCCGAGCAAAAAGCGAACTACTGGAGTGACGGTACAGTCGCAGACACTCGTTATCAATTGAACGATGCCGCATTTAGCCTAGACAAATCCGAGAAAATGTTCCTAGACTATCGCGACATTAACGGTACGTATTTGAAAGACAACTTTGCTATTCGCAATCCACTATTCTATGATCGTTTAGATTACAGTAATCGTGCACTAGTGGATGCTGGTCGAAACGTCCCAGAATATGGTTTGAAATTCGTTGTAACTGGCGAAAGCAAAGATGGTACGGTAGGTCGAGTAAGAATCTTCAAATAA
- a CDS encoding HesB/YadR/YfhF family protein, whose translation MSMSITQPAAQWFIREMDLEKGDFVRFYVRYGGHGGVYSGFSLAISNDPPNDPAMEIEELGVTFYVETSDAWYFREHDFHIKFKRKYDEIEYQMEPIKQA comes from the coding sequence ATGAGTATGTCTATTACACAACCAGCTGCCCAATGGTTTATACGCGAAATGGATTTAGAAAAAGGCGACTTTGTTAGATTTTATGTTCGTTATGGTGGTCACGGTGGTGTTTATTCAGGGTTTTCTTTAGCCATTTCAAATGATCCACCCAATGATCCAGCCATGGAAATAGAAGAACTCGGTGTCACCTTCTATGTAGAAACATCTGACGCGTGGTACTTTAGAGAACACGATTTTCACATTAAATTCAAACGAAAATATGATGAAATCGAATACCAGATGGAACCGATAAAACAGGCATGA
- a CDS encoding CBO0543 family protein: MNIHVIIIISIISFSIFYGKWNRWKDFYPTMYYFSFFNLFYQYISYSIDKVWELKKPIFSLFITDVSYTFLAYPCLMVMFLGNYPSVTRHKFLFYLKYIVLSIGLEWVCNKYGYIQYYNGWSVWWTAFFYSTMYPMIRLHFKKPILALFISGLIIAFYLTIFDFSIL, translated from the coding sequence ATGAATATACATGTCATTATTATCATTAGCATTATTAGCTTTTCCATCTTTTATGGAAAATGGAATAGATGGAAGGACTTCTATCCGACCATGTATTACTTTTCTTTCTTCAACCTTTTTTATCAGTACATTTCCTATTCTATAGATAAGGTATGGGAATTAAAAAAACCCATCTTCAGTCTATTCATTACAGATGTCAGCTACACGTTCCTAGCATACCCATGTCTTATGGTGATGTTCTTAGGTAATTACCCTTCAGTTACTCGTCATAAATTTTTGTTTTATTTAAAATACATTGTTCTTTCCATTGGACTAGAATGGGTTTGTAATAAATATGGATACATTCAGTACTATAACGGATGGAGTGTTTGGTGGACTGCTTTTTTCTACTCGACGATGTACCCAATGATAAGACTTCACTTCAAAAAGCCTATCCTTGCACTCTTTATTTCCGGATTGATTATAGCCTTCTATTTAACTATTTTTGACTTTTCTATTTTGTAA